A genomic window from Pseudocitrobacter corydidari includes:
- the sltY gene encoding murein transglycosylase, protein MKKAKPMAWRVLAASVCLLSLNNLAHADSLDEQRSRYSQIKQAWDNRQMDVVGQLMPTLREYPLYPYLEYRQISGDLMNTPAVTVTNFVRDNPTLPPARTLKNRFVNELARREDWRGLLAFSPDKPGTTEAQCNYYYAKYNVGETQQAWDGAKELWLTGKSQPNACDKLFSAWRSSGTQDPLAYLERIRLAMNAGNTSLVKALASQMPPDYQTISQAVTDLANNPNNVLTFARTTGATDFTRSVAAVAFTSVARQDAENARLMIPSLVQAQQLNDDQTQELRDIVAWRLMGTDVTSEQEKWRDDAIMRSQSTSLIERRVRMALGTGDRRGLNTWLARLPMDAKEKDEWRYWQADLLMERGRDDEAKEIFKSLMTQRGFYPMVAAQRLGEDYTLRIEGPQGTVSPLLVNGPEMARVRELMYWDMDNTARSEWANLVSSRTKNEQAQLARYAFDQRWWDLSVQATIAGKLWDNLQERFPPAYNDLFVRYTAGKDIPQSYAMAIARQESAWNPKVKSPVGASGLMQIMPGTATHTVQMFNIPGYSNQNQLLDPETNINIGTSYLQYVYQQFGNNRIFSSAAYNAGPGRVRTWLGNSAGRIDPVAFVESIPFSETRGYVKNVLAYDAYYRHFMGEKEAIFSDSEWQRRY, encoded by the coding sequence GTGAAAAAAGCCAAACCCATGGCGTGGCGCGTGTTAGCGGCCAGTGTTTGCCTGTTGTCACTTAACAACCTGGCTCACGCGGATTCACTGGACGAACAGCGCAGTCGCTATTCGCAGATTAAGCAGGCCTGGGATAACCGACAGATGGATGTCGTGGGCCAGTTGATGCCAACCTTGCGGGAATACCCGCTTTATCCTTACCTGGAATATCGTCAGATCTCCGGCGATTTGATGAACACGCCAGCCGTTACCGTCACTAACTTTGTGCGCGATAACCCGACGCTGCCGCCGGCGCGGACGCTCAAAAATCGCTTTGTAAACGAACTGGCGCGACGCGAAGACTGGCGCGGCTTGCTGGCCTTCAGCCCGGACAAACCCGGTACCACCGAAGCGCAGTGTAACTATTACTACGCCAAATATAATGTTGGCGAAACCCAGCAGGCCTGGGACGGTGCGAAAGAACTGTGGCTGACGGGGAAAAGCCAGCCAAATGCCTGCGACAAACTGTTCAGCGCCTGGCGTTCGTCCGGTACGCAGGACCCGCTCGCATATCTCGAACGAATTCGACTGGCGATGAACGCGGGTAATACTTCGCTGGTCAAAGCGCTGGCCTCGCAGATGCCGCCGGACTATCAAACCATTTCGCAGGCGGTGACCGACCTTGCGAACAATCCCAATAACGTGCTGACCTTTGCGCGCACCACGGGCGCGACCGATTTTACCCGCTCGGTGGCGGCGGTGGCGTTTACCAGCGTCGCGCGTCAGGATGCGGAAAACGCGCGTCTGATGATCCCGTCGCTGGTGCAGGCGCAGCAGCTTAATGACGATCAAACCCAGGAGCTGCGCGATATCGTCGCCTGGCGTTTGATGGGCACTGACGTCACTTCTGAGCAGGAGAAATGGCGCGACGACGCGATCATGCGTTCTCAATCGACGTCTCTGATAGAGCGCCGTGTCCGTATGGCGCTGGGCACCGGCGATCGCCGTGGGTTGAATACCTGGCTGGCGCGTCTGCCGATGGATGCCAAAGAGAAAGATGAATGGCGCTACTGGCAGGCTGACCTGCTGATGGAGCGCGGGCGCGATGACGAAGCGAAAGAGATCTTCAAATCCTTAATGACGCAGCGCGGTTTCTACCCGATGGTGGCGGCGCAGCGTTTGGGGGAAGATTACACCTTGCGCATCGAAGGCCCGCAGGGCACCGTTTCGCCGCTGCTGGTGAACGGCCCGGAAATGGCGCGCGTGCGTGAACTGATGTACTGGGATATGGATAACACCGCGCGCAGCGAATGGGCGAACCTGGTCAGCAGCCGCACGAAGAACGAGCAGGCCCAGTTAGCGCGCTACGCGTTTGACCAACGCTGGTGGGATCTCAGCGTACAGGCGACCATCGCAGGCAAGCTGTGGGATAATTTGCAAGAGCGTTTCCCGCCTGCCTATAACGATCTCTTTGTGCGTTACACCGCCGGTAAAGACATTCCGCAAAGCTATGCGATGGCGATTGCACGTCAGGAAAGCGCGTGGAACCCGAAAGTGAAATCCCCTGTGGGGGCGAGCGGCCTGATGCAAATCATGCCGGGTACGGCGACGCACACGGTGCAGATGTTTAACATCCCTGGCTACAGCAATCAGAACCAGTTGCTGGACCCGGAAACCAACATCAACATCGGTACCAGCTATCTGCAATACGTTTACCAGCAGTTTGGTAACAACCGTATCTTCTCTTCCGCCGCGTACAACGCCGGTCCGGGGCGCGTGCGCACCTGGCTTGGCAACAGCGCCGGGCGTATCGACCCCGTCGCGTTTGTTGAGAGCATTCCGTTCTCCGAAACGCGTGGCTATGTGAAGAACGTGCTGGCGTATGACGCGTACTATCGTCACTTTATGGGCGAAAAAGAGGCGATCTTTAGCGATAGCGAGTGGCAACGCCGTTACTGA
- the ettA gene encoding energy-dependent translational throttle protein EttA, which produces MAQFVYTMHRVGKVVPPKRHILKNISLSFFPGAKIGVLGLNGAGKSTLLRIMAGIDTDIEGEARPQPGLKIGYLPQEPQLNPEHTVRESVEEAVAEVVNALKGLDEVYAKYAEPDADFDKLAAQQGKFEEIIQAHDGHNLNVQLERAADALRLPDWDAKIANLSGGERRRVALCRLLLEKPDMLLLDEPTNHLDAESVAWLERFLHDFEGTVVAITHDRYFLDNVAGWILELDRGEGIPWEGNYSSWLEQKDQRLAQEASQEAARRKSIEKELEWVRQGAKGRQSKGKARLARFEELNNVEYQKRNETNELFIPPGARLGDKVVEVSNLRKSYGDRVLIDDLTFSVPKGAIVGIIGPNGAGKSTLFRMMSGQEQPDSGSITLGDTVKLASVDQFRDAMDNSKTVWEEVSGGLDIMKIGNTEMPSRAYVGRFNFKGVDQGKRVGELSGGERGRLHLAKLLQVGGNVLLLDEPTNDLDIETLRALENALLEFPGCAMVISHDRWFLDRIATHILDYQDEGKVEFFEGNFTEYEEYKKRTLGADALEPKRIKYKRIAK; this is translated from the coding sequence GTGGCTCAATTCGTTTATACCATGCATCGTGTCGGCAAAGTGGTTCCGCCGAAACGTCATATTCTGAAAAACATCTCACTGAGCTTCTTCCCTGGCGCAAAAATCGGTGTACTGGGCCTGAACGGCGCCGGTAAATCTACGCTGCTGCGCATCATGGCCGGTATCGATACCGACATCGAAGGTGAAGCACGTCCGCAGCCAGGTCTGAAGATTGGTTACCTGCCGCAGGAACCTCAGTTAAACCCGGAACATACCGTTCGCGAATCCGTTGAAGAAGCGGTTGCCGAAGTGGTTAACGCGCTGAAAGGTCTGGACGAAGTCTACGCCAAATATGCCGAGCCGGATGCCGACTTCGATAAACTCGCCGCTCAGCAGGGCAAGTTTGAAGAAATCATTCAGGCGCATGATGGCCATAACCTGAACGTTCAGCTGGAACGCGCCGCCGATGCGCTGCGTCTGCCAGACTGGGATGCCAAAATCGCCAATCTTTCCGGTGGTGAACGTCGCCGCGTCGCGCTGTGCCGCCTGCTGCTGGAAAAACCAGACATGCTGCTGCTCGACGAACCGACTAACCACCTGGATGCGGAATCCGTCGCGTGGCTGGAACGCTTCCTGCACGATTTCGAAGGCACCGTTGTGGCGATTACCCACGACCGTTACTTCCTCGATAACGTGGCGGGCTGGATTCTGGAACTTGACCGTGGTGAAGGTATTCCATGGGAAGGCAACTACTCCTCCTGGCTGGAGCAGAAAGATCAGCGTCTGGCGCAGGAAGCTTCTCAGGAAGCGGCGCGTCGTAAGTCTATCGAGAAAGAGCTGGAGTGGGTACGTCAGGGCGCGAAAGGCCGTCAGTCTAAAGGCAAAGCGCGTCTGGCGCGTTTCGAAGAACTTAACAACGTTGAGTACCAGAAACGTAACGAAACCAACGAACTGTTTATTCCGCCTGGAGCACGTCTGGGGGATAAAGTGGTGGAAGTCAGCAATCTGCGTAAATCCTACGGCGATCGCGTACTGATTGACGACCTGACTTTCTCGGTACCGAAAGGTGCAATTGTCGGTATCATCGGCCCGAACGGCGCGGGTAAATCGACGCTGTTCCGCATGATGTCTGGTCAGGAACAGCCAGATAGCGGTTCTATCACGCTGGGTGATACCGTGAAACTGGCGTCCGTTGATCAGTTCCGTGACGCGATGGATAACAGCAAAACCGTGTGGGAAGAAGTCTCTGGCGGGCTGGATATCATGAAGATCGGCAACACCGAGATGCCAAGCCGCGCGTACGTTGGCCGCTTTAACTTTAAAGGTGTTGACCAGGGCAAACGCGTGGGCGAGCTGTCCGGCGGTGAGCGCGGTCGTCTGCACCTGGCGAAACTGTTGCAGGTAGGCGGCAACGTTCTGCTGCTCGATGAACCGACCAACGACCTGGATATCGAAACCCTGCGCGCGCTGGAAAACGCCCTGCTGGAATTCCCGGGCTGCGCGATGGTTATCTCGCACGACCGTTGGTTCCTCGACCGTATCGCCACCCACATTCTGGATTACCAGGATGAAGGTAAAGTGGAATTCTTCGAAGGTAACTTTACCGAATACGAAGAGTACAAGAAACGCACGCTGGGCGCAGATGCGCTGGAGCCGAAGCGTATCAAGTACAAGCGTATTGCGAAGTAA
- a CDS encoding capsule biosynthesis protein, producing the protein MKTNHVFITHLFQRLKTCRQCVCALPFQRYLAHIFITAPMALLLIYLFIFSQPRYMSESKVAVKRPNEIDSSSLNVGLLLGASNPSSAEDSLYLKEYINSPDMLMALDKRLNFHQAFSQSGWDFFFHLPDDATTEEFLDYYRSRISIAYDEKSGLLDIQTQGFTPEFAQAFNHAVLKESERFINELSHRISREQMQFAEEELHQTRQRLNESKKQLLAYQNKNNVLDPAASAEAATTLVNTLIAKKIEMEADLRNLLTYLRADAPQVVSTKNAIKALQAQIDEEQSKITAPEGKKLNSMAVDFEEIKGTVAFDTDLYALALKALEKTRMESARKLKTLSVISSPQRPEESSFPNIPYLLISWLLVCGLLFGTAKLLLGIIEDHRD; encoded by the coding sequence ATGAAAACTAATCACGTGTTTATTACTCATCTCTTTCAGCGTCTGAAAACTTGTCGACAGTGTGTCTGCGCGCTACCGTTCCAGCGCTATCTTGCGCATATTTTTATTACCGCGCCGATGGCGCTGCTGTTGATTTATCTGTTCATTTTTAGCCAGCCGCGTTACATGAGCGAATCCAAAGTTGCCGTCAAACGCCCCAATGAAATTGACAGTTCGAGCCTGAACGTTGGCCTGCTACTGGGGGCCTCTAACCCATCATCGGCGGAAGATTCCCTCTATTTAAAAGAGTACATCAACTCGCCCGATATGCTGATGGCGCTGGATAAACGTCTTAATTTCCATCAGGCATTCAGCCAAAGCGGGTGGGATTTCTTTTTCCATCTGCCGGATGACGCCACAACGGAAGAGTTTCTCGATTACTACCGCAGTCGGATTTCCATCGCTTATGACGAAAAATCGGGCCTGCTGGATATTCAAACGCAGGGCTTCACGCCCGAGTTTGCTCAGGCTTTTAACCACGCGGTGCTGAAAGAGTCCGAGCGCTTTATCAACGAGCTTTCCCACCGTATTTCGCGTGAGCAGATGCAGTTTGCAGAAGAAGAGCTACACCAAACCCGCCAGCGTCTGAACGAGAGCAAAAAGCAGTTGCTTGCTTATCAGAATAAAAACAACGTGCTCGACCCCGCGGCCTCTGCCGAAGCCGCCACTACGCTTGTGAATACGCTGATTGCCAAAAAAATCGAGATGGAAGCTGACCTGCGCAACCTGCTGACCTATTTACGCGCCGACGCGCCGCAGGTGGTCAGCACCAAAAATGCCATTAAAGCGTTGCAGGCACAGATCGATGAAGAGCAAAGCAAAATCACCGCGCCGGAAGGGAAAAAGCTCAACAGCATGGCGGTCGATTTCGAAGAGATAAAAGGCACCGTGGCCTTTGATACCGACCTTTACGCTCTGGCGCTGAAAGCCCTTGAGAAAACGCGCATGGAAAGCGCGCGCAAGCTGAAAACCTTGTCGGTTATCAGTTCGCCACAGCGCCCGGAAGAGTCGTCGTTCCCGAATATTCCTTATTTATTAATCAGCTGGTTACTGGTGTGCGGCCTGCTGTTTGGTACTGCCAAACTGCTGCTGGGCATTATTGAAGACCATAGAGACTGA
- a CDS encoding polysaccharide biosynthesis/export family protein: protein MKLAKSVFLLALLHAGQALATGVTADPELTGAAPLSPLISGQRSPAVNNGFDNTPPMIEAPALSRMFGAQLFNGTSADSGTSIGFNPSYVVSLGDTIQVRLWGAFNFDGALPVDPKGNIFVPNIGPLKVAGVPNGQLNGLVTAKVKEVYQSNVNVYASLLQAQPVKVFVTGYVKNPGLYGGVASDSLLSYLSKAGGVDSERGSYVDITIKRGKSTRSHVNLYDFLLNGTLNLSQFSDGDTIVVGPRKYTFSVDGDVYNSYDFEFASSAISVDEALSWARPKPGATHFTIVRQQGTVKRTEYYPLSGAAGRTLQDGDKLIVSSDRYAGTIQVRIEGAHSGEHALVLPYGASMKQVLTQLRPNSMSQMNSIQLYRHSVAIRQKEMLNLELQKLEQASLSSQSSTQEEAQLRMQEAQLVSRFVAKARQVVPKGQVVLNEKNIDSVLLEDGDVISIPEKTSLVMVHGEVLFPNAISWEEKLDADDYIEKCGGLTQKSGQSKIIVIHQDGSAVDADDVGALAAGDEIMVLPKYESKNIEVTRGISTILYQLAVAAKVILDI from the coding sequence ATGAAATTAGCTAAATCCGTATTTCTGCTCGCTTTACTTCACGCCGGGCAGGCGCTCGCGACAGGCGTCACCGCCGACCCGGAACTGACCGGCGCCGCACCGTTATCACCGCTCATCAGCGGGCAAAGGTCACCTGCGGTGAACAACGGTTTTGATAACACGCCGCCGATGATAGAAGCGCCGGCGTTAAGCCGCATGTTCGGCGCGCAGTTGTTTAACGGCACCAGCGCCGACAGTGGTACCAGCATCGGATTCAACCCGAGCTATGTTGTTTCGCTGGGCGATACCATTCAGGTGCGTCTGTGGGGCGCGTTTAACTTTGACGGCGCGCTGCCGGTCGACCCGAAAGGCAACATCTTTGTACCGAATATCGGGCCGCTGAAAGTGGCTGGCGTACCGAACGGGCAACTTAATGGCCTGGTGACCGCGAAGGTCAAAGAGGTTTATCAGTCTAACGTTAACGTCTATGCCTCGCTGTTGCAGGCGCAGCCGGTGAAAGTGTTCGTGACCGGCTATGTCAAAAACCCCGGCCTGTACGGCGGCGTGGCGTCCGATTCGCTGCTCTCTTACCTGAGTAAAGCGGGCGGCGTAGACAGCGAGCGCGGCAGCTATGTCGACATCACCATCAAGCGCGGCAAATCGACGCGTTCGCACGTCAACCTGTATGACTTCCTGCTCAACGGCACGCTGAATCTGTCGCAGTTTTCGGACGGCGATACCATCGTAGTCGGCCCGCGTAAATATACCTTCAGCGTGGATGGCGACGTCTATAACAGCTACGACTTCGAATTCGCCAGCAGCGCCATTTCGGTGGATGAAGCGCTGAGCTGGGCGCGGCCAAAACCGGGCGCAACCCACTTCACCATCGTCCGCCAGCAGGGCACGGTAAAACGCACGGAATATTATCCGTTGAGCGGCGCCGCGGGCCGCACGTTGCAGGATGGCGACAAACTGATCGTCAGTTCTGACCGCTACGCCGGCACCATTCAGGTGCGCATCGAAGGCGCTCATTCCGGCGAACACGCGCTGGTGCTGCCTTATGGCGCAAGCATGAAACAGGTGCTCACACAGCTGCGCCCGAACAGCATGTCGCAGATGAATAGCATTCAGCTTTATCGCCACTCTGTCGCCATCCGGCAAAAAGAGATGCTTAACCTTGAGCTGCAAAAGCTGGAGCAGGCGTCACTCTCTTCGCAATCGTCCACTCAGGAAGAAGCGCAGCTTCGTATGCAGGAAGCGCAGCTGGTCAGCCGTTTTGTGGCGAAAGCGCGTCAGGTGGTGCCAAAAGGCCAGGTGGTGCTGAACGAGAAAAATATCGATTCCGTTCTACTGGAAGATGGCGACGTCATCAGCATTCCGGAGAAAACGTCGCTGGTGATGGTACACGGCGAAGTGCTGTTCCCGAACGCCATCAGTTGGGAAGAGAAGCTTGACGCTGACGATTACATCGAGAAATGCGGCGGTCTGACGCAGAAATCCGGTCAGTCGAAAATCATCGTGATTCATCAGGACGGTTCTGCGGTGGATGCTGACGATGTCGGCGCGCTGGCGGCAGGGGATGAAATTATGGTGCTGCCGAAGTACGAGTCGAAAAACATCGAAGTGACGCGCGGCATCTCCACCATTCTTTATCAACTGGCGGTGGCGGCGAAAGTCATTCTGGATATCTAA
- a CDS encoding capsular polysaccharide biosynthesis protein — translation MIGVYSSGIWKIPHLSQLLGKPCRKLSVSGAIPGDISAVAVWGMKDNTTLPAAKARAADLPLLRLEDGFIRSLGLGVNGHPPLSIVVDDLGIYYDASRPSRLERLIHKEREENTHAAEAQSAIDLIVSGDLSKYNHALPFPAAAHDKPIVLVIDQTYGDVSITLGGGSAQSFSNMLTAACEENPDAEIWVKTHPDVLSGKKQGYLTERFNDPRIRLLAQDVSPQSLLRCASRVYTVTSQYGIEALMAGKPVTCFGLPWYAGWGLTEDRHPLAESLTGRRGQATLLQLIGAALLRYPRYLDPYSHKRGTLFDVLHALQLQRQHMISRSGHLWVPGLTLWKSAIMKTFLKTPENTLNFDKKSHAATACVVWGVNGEAKFSQAAHAQNLPVWRMEDGFLRSSGLGSDLHMPLSLVLDKTGIYYDARRASDLETLLNHSMLRGDERERALALQQTLVSNKLSKYNLGKVWQRPEAADGKRLLLVPGQVENDASIATGTIDIQSNLALLRTVRERNPSAYIVYKPHPDVLAGNRPGHIDADEMARLADCVATDADIIDCITACDELHTMTSLSGFEALMHGKTVYCYGLPFYAGWGLTHDEHTCARRNRMLTLADLIYQTLIVYPTYIHPQEKRVLPVEEAAVWLMEQTRPETIARKKAGRITRWMRKGVNLYRVKFN, via the coding sequence ATGATCGGCGTCTATTCCTCGGGGATTTGGAAAATCCCCCATCTGAGTCAGCTACTCGGCAAGCCCTGCCGCAAGCTGTCTGTTAGCGGTGCCATTCCCGGCGACATCTCCGCCGTCGCCGTCTGGGGAATGAAAGACAACACCACGCTGCCCGCCGCCAAAGCGCGGGCGGCGGATTTACCGCTGCTGCGCCTGGAAGATGGCTTTATTCGCTCGCTCGGGCTGGGCGTGAATGGCCACCCGCCGCTCTCTATCGTGGTTGACGATCTTGGCATTTACTACGACGCCAGCCGCCCGAGCAGGCTGGAGCGGCTCATCCATAAAGAGCGGGAAGAAAACACCCACGCAGCAGAGGCGCAGTCGGCCATCGATTTGATCGTGAGCGGCGATTTATCGAAGTACAACCACGCCCTGCCCTTCCCCGCTGCCGCGCATGATAAGCCGATTGTGCTGGTCATCGACCAGACGTACGGTGATGTGTCGATTACCCTGGGCGGTGGATCGGCGCAAAGCTTTAGCAATATGCTGACCGCCGCCTGTGAAGAGAACCCGGACGCCGAGATTTGGGTTAAAACGCATCCCGACGTATTGAGCGGGAAAAAGCAGGGTTATCTTACCGAGCGCTTCAACGACCCGCGCATTCGTCTGCTGGCGCAGGACGTTAGCCCGCAGTCGCTGCTGCGCTGTGCGAGCCGCGTTTATACCGTCACCTCGCAATACGGCATTGAGGCGCTGATGGCCGGGAAACCGGTAACCTGCTTTGGCCTGCCGTGGTATGCCGGATGGGGGCTGACGGAGGATCGCCATCCGCTGGCTGAGTCATTAACCGGCAGGCGCGGACAGGCAACGCTGCTGCAACTGATTGGTGCGGCGCTGCTGCGCTATCCGCGCTATCTCGATCCCTACTCTCATAAACGCGGCACACTTTTCGACGTGCTGCACGCGCTCCAGTTGCAACGCCAGCATATGATTTCGCGCAGCGGCCACCTGTGGGTTCCCGGCCTGACGTTGTGGAAGAGCGCCATCATGAAAACCTTCCTCAAAACGCCAGAAAACACGCTGAATTTTGATAAGAAATCACACGCCGCCACCGCCTGCGTGGTGTGGGGCGTGAACGGCGAAGCCAAATTCAGCCAGGCGGCACATGCGCAGAACCTGCCCGTTTGGCGGATGGAAGACGGTTTTCTGCGCTCAAGCGGGCTGGGTTCCGACCTGCACATGCCGCTGTCGCTGGTACTGGATAAAACGGGGATTTACTACGATGCCCGCCGCGCCAGCGACCTGGAAACATTGCTCAACCACTCCATGCTGCGTGGCGATGAACGCGAGCGCGCGCTGGCGCTTCAGCAGACGCTGGTCAGCAACAAACTGAGTAAATATAACCTCGGTAAAGTGTGGCAACGGCCCGAGGCCGCCGACGGCAAACGCCTGCTGCTGGTGCCCGGCCAGGTAGAGAACGACGCATCCATCGCCACGGGCACCATCGATATTCAAAGTAACCTGGCGCTGCTGCGTACCGTGCGCGAGCGTAACCCATCGGCGTACATCGTCTATAAGCCGCACCCCGACGTGCTGGCAGGCAATCGCCCCGGCCACATCGATGCCGACGAGATGGCCCGCCTGGCGGACTGCGTCGCCACGGATGCCGACATTATCGACTGCATTACCGCCTGCGATGAACTGCACACCATGACCTCGCTTTCCGGGTTTGAAGCGCTGATGCATGGCAAAACCGTGTACTGCTACGGCCTGCCGTTTTACGCGGGCTGGGGGTTAACCCACGACGAACATACCTGCGCACGGCGCAACCGCATGCTCACCCTGGCAGATCTGATCTATCAGACGCTGATTGTTTACCCCACCTACATCCACCCGCAGGAGAAGCGCGTGCTTCCGGTGGAAGAGGCGGCGGTGTGGCTGATGGAGCAGACAAGGCCAGAAACGATCGCGAGGAAAAAAGCCGGACGCATCACGCGATGGATGCGCAAGGGCGTGAATCTTTATCGGGTGAAATTTAATTAA
- a CDS encoding capsule biosynthesis protein has translation MDSTAMSKLLAGKRYLLLQGPMGPFFADLADWLESKGREAMNVVFNGGDRFYCRHRPMLQYDQTPEHFAHWLKETWKTYPFDTLVCFGDCRPLHQAARQWAQAKGLRFLAFEEGYLRPHFITLEEGGVNAYSSLPRDPEFYRHLPELPPRNIQPLKPSTRLRYWHATWYYLEGWFHRHDYPLYRHHKSFSPWYEMRCWVRAWRRKHWYAFKERDVLPRLQTQLDKRYYLAILQVYNDSQIRNHSGYADVRDYINDVMYSFATKAPATKFLVFKHHPMDRGHRLYRPLINKLSKKYGIRNRVLYVHDLPMPEMLKHAKAVVTINSTAGLSALIHNKPLKVMGDALYDMKGLTYQGHLHQFWTADFQPDMGLLAIFRSYLLETTQINAVFYSKKYWSQNIQDKAENPTMSKSGYNIKLK, from the coding sequence ATGGACAGCACAGCAATGAGCAAATTACTGGCGGGTAAGCGCTATCTGCTTTTACAGGGGCCGATGGGGCCGTTCTTTGCCGACCTGGCCGACTGGCTGGAGAGCAAAGGCCGCGAAGCGATGAACGTGGTCTTTAACGGCGGCGATCGCTTTTACTGTCGGCATCGCCCGATGCTGCAATATGACCAAACGCCCGAGCATTTTGCCCACTGGCTGAAAGAGACATGGAAAACCTATCCCTTTGATACGTTGGTCTGTTTTGGTGATTGCCGACCGCTGCACCAGGCTGCCCGTCAATGGGCGCAGGCCAAAGGGCTGCGTTTTCTGGCGTTTGAAGAGGGCTACCTGCGTCCGCACTTTATTACGCTTGAAGAGGGCGGCGTCAACGCCTACTCCTCCCTGCCCCGCGACCCGGAGTTTTATCGCCATCTGCCCGAACTGCCGCCGCGTAATATCCAGCCGCTAAAGCCCTCAACCCGCTTACGCTACTGGCACGCGACGTGGTACTACCTGGAAGGCTGGTTTCATCGCCACGACTACCCGCTATATCGACACCACAAGTCTTTCTCACCGTGGTATGAGATGCGCTGCTGGGTCCGCGCCTGGCGGCGCAAGCACTGGTATGCATTTAAAGAGCGCGACGTTCTTCCCCGGTTGCAGACACAGCTGGATAAACGTTATTACCTCGCGATTTTACAGGTGTACAACGACAGCCAGATCCGCAACCACAGTGGGTATGCCGACGTGCGCGATTATATTAATGACGTAATGTACTCCTTTGCCACCAAAGCGCCTGCGACCAAGTTTTTGGTGTTCAAGCACCACCCGATGGATCGCGGCCATCGCTTATACCGCCCGTTAATCAATAAGCTCAGTAAGAAATACGGTATTCGCAACCGGGTGCTGTACGTGCACGACCTCCCGATGCCGGAGATGCTGAAGCACGCCAAAGCGGTGGTGACGATTAACAGTACGGCGGGCCTGTCGGCGTTGATTCATAACAAGCCGCTGAAGGTGATGGGCGATGCCCTGTACGATATGAAAGGCTTAACGTATCAGGGGCATCTGCATCAATTCTGGACGGCAGATTTTCAGCCGGATATGGGGTTGCTGGCGATCTTCCGCAGTTATCTGCTGGAGACTACGCAGATAAATGCGGTGTTTTATTCCAAAAAATATTGGAGTCAAAATATTCAAGATAAAGCTGAAAATCCAACAATGTCTAAAAGTGGATACAATATAAAGTTAAAATAA